TCTTGTTCCAAATGATATAATCTGgatttttagtttgaagatcatgaAGGTTTCATGGAGGGCATGTCTCAATGCCATCAACAATGTCCAAAAACTCATGACTCCTTAAAATTGGAAGGAACTGTTACAGTCATAACAAGTAATTTAAGTGGTTCAATTTAACACAAACCAACTGTGTgatgttgagaaaagaaaacgtGGTGGGAGTAGAACTAGAATTAGGCAGAACAATAGGTGTAGACCCTTGGGGCTCAGATACATTGTAAGAACAGGGTAAAGAAGGAAGAAATTTTCCACGCTTTCATTATATGATCCGTACAAGTATATATAGCAGTTGTGTGTAGTAATCTCTTAATCTATATAAGATAACAAATCAACATTAAATAACTCTGTTACAAATATTCGAACTGCTGATATGAGTTATAACCTTGAGACTTGAATGATGATTTATCTGCAGAAGCTTGAATCGTGGACGTATCAGTAGCAGCTTGATTATGGGCACTTGAtctgcatttttattttcttccttagCATTATGCTCTGTCACAACTTCGCACATATATTTGCTACATTCACGACCAGTATTAATTTCCCCAATTTCATATATCCAAGATTTGATTTTGACCCGCCACAGTCATGCTCTCCTATTGATGCGAGCCTCACGCCTACCATGCATGGTACAGCAATATGCAAAGCATGCATGGGAGTCTCCCAAGATCAAATCGATCCGATCCAagctacatatatatttatcttccAGCTTTTCttgaaaactaaaattaatgtaattttttatgacTTTATCCACGCCAAAGAAAATAAGTTCTTCAACAAATTCTCCACAGCAACTTATCTACACAAAAGTGCACCATAAGTTCTTGCAACCCCAGCATACGAGGCAAACCCAAGTTTATCTGAAATATTCCATACTCTTAATCGCCTTCATTCGTTATCGGTGCTCAAGTAGCCAAGAAAATACTAGACAAGAGCATTCAGCATTCACACGGcacctttttttctttaatttttttaatctaattattgttgtagtaattataaatattggTTTTCTATTGGACCTCAACCATTCTTggtatagaaaataaaaaatataaaaagaaactgAGATGGAAAAGAAAGGAGTGAGAAAAACTTTTAGGCTACATTTTTACTATTCTTAATTGTGATTTAATACAAAGTAAAGGTCCTTGTTTATAGAAAAATACATAGAGATGAGATAAAGCAAATATCGTTAGCCAAACACTCTAATACCATAAGAGAggagcaagaaaattagcaagaAAGACTTTGAGGGCTAGGGCCCGTTCTAGGTTGAGTTAGAAatgttaaaaagtatttaaatagtcGTAAAATTAGGCTGTTTAGATATTACatgttaaagtattttttaatctcaaataaaataaaaagtacttttgatttttttcctcaaatatACTTTTTCAAATAATCTAGAATGTGGttcaaattttctttaaaaaaattatcaatagacaaaaatattcatataatttttaaataattataattttcaaacttaagGATTCGATCATaatctctaaaaaataaaatgatcttCACTACCTCACAAAACactttttgaaattgttttcaaacaaatgtaaaatattttaaatatatggttacataccaaatagtaaataatattataataatataacttattatttaatttataagttataaactataaagttataaataatattttctatcgTAATTTCAAGCATGTTCTATATCTTTACTATCCTTATTGAATACAAAGTACAAAttcttatttataaaagaaaaaatttacatgagatgtgataaagataaatatcaaattattatgaaaatcaatattctcgATTACTATTGTCATTTATCATttgcttagaaaaaataaaaaataaaaataaaatctcaatttACCATAGACTTTTGGGTGGATAGCGGCATAGCCACCGATAAATTTCCATGATGCAAAAATCCACCGCATAGCCACCAATTTAAATCGGATGGCGGAAGTGAAAATCCACCGCACAACTCCATACATACATACCAACATTTTTACAAGGATATAGACACCACCCACAGCTCAGAGTGTAAATGATAAGtttatgctctctctctctctctctctctctctatctctccgAAGTCCGAACAATCACAAACACTCGTATTCTCTGAGAGACAGACAAAGTTCAATGCTATAACCTGAGCATTCAGCATTAATGGCAATCACAAGTTCTGAGACTCACTCCGCCGCCACCACCACCTCAAAGATACCTCCTCCCATGGATGTTTTATCAGTAAAATGTGACTCGTGCGGGTTCACAGAAGAGTGCACCCCCGCGTACATTCTTCGCGTCCGCGAAAGGTACCAAGGCCGGTGGATATGCGGGCTCTGCGTCGAAGCCGTGAAAGACGAGGTTCTGAGATCCGACATGTGCATCTCCACCGAAGAAGCTCTCAACCGCCACATCACTTTCTACAAGCAGTTCAGATCTTCTACTTCTCTCAAAGAAGCTGAGTACCCTATCTCCGCCATCGGCAGGCTTCTCCGGCGAAGCTTGGATTCCCCAGGACCTCTTAGGTCCAGTTCGAGTACCGATTTGTCTCCAGTTGATGGGGTTCGGGGTTCTGGTCTTGTTCGGTCCGAAAGTTGTCTCCCTTCTCTATCCCGTTAATGGATTATGGAAATTATAAAGGTTTAACGTAAAGATggaaatcatattattttccgAAAATGGATGCTAATTTCTCATTATATTTCAAGGCTGGAGCTTTAATTTTGTACATGATATTGTTTCAGGCAACTTCCAAATTTCTGGGTTTTctacttttcttcttcctttttcttttcccttcataCGATGCTATCGACTGTCGAGGATAGGCCGCCTAAAACCAGAGCAAGTAATCTTTGATGGTGAAATGATCATGTCAAGGTGCTCTTGGATTTTCCATCAAAATTGAATTTCTCCATTGCCCATTTTGATATACAAGAATTGTCAAGGAGACTgctccaatttttatttttattttctgagaTATTAGTTGCAGGAAAATGGTGGGGTTCAGTTTTCGGTGGCCACTCAAAACACGTCTAGGATCAATTTCACTTGTCTTGGCTGTATCAGTGAAATGAAAGGTCGTGTAAAGGAGACTTTAATTCTACAAAGACTTTTACGAGCattccctctcttttttttcttgtttgtttgtgattttttgtGTAATTAGCTTTGTTCTAAGTCAATTTTGAGGATTGCCCAGTTCTGTTAAATGGCCTTATTGGGAAGGTACTCAGACAAGGAAAGCAGTGCACAATAAGGTAAATTGCAGCAAATGGTGACACAGAATGAAATTGCATAGAAAATTCCCAAGAAAGAGAGCGGGCAGCTTTTAATGGAGCCAGCAGTTTTACCCATGATTAAAGCAGGACAAAAAGTAAACAAATTCTGTCATTTACAAAACATTATATAATACATTTACTACATCAATGTGACAGTTTTTTAAGTCAATACTGTCGgacttgcaaatataattttcttaacagaagaattttgaaaatttgattggttaTTATACAAGAATTTGGATTCCCTAGGGCCTAGACAGTGACCGATTTAGGAATTTACTTTTGGGGGCAGGGGGATTAGTGTTCAAATAtcaattctattatatatatatatatatatatatatatatatttcgtacaaaacttttatatataattatttttatttactttttatatattctattaatgtaattagttgtataaaataaatttttaaatcaatcatatcagtagagtgtTAAGGAATACATAAAATTGactgtataaaatatattaaaaaaattcaagaaaagatatatgtaaagatcaagataaaatataacaacaaaaacaaaatcttgAAGAGGACTCCAGGAATAATACAGAGATTACATACTATGagtgttataatattatattactttttaaaaaatttcggAGCCAGaatcttaaattttttagaaaaattcaatattttggTTCCATATTTGGGATTAGATTATTGTAAcaaaaatctttttgaaaaaaaagaatttgtaGATGTATAATAAGggaattattttatgtttttggataaaaattaataatttttttttataaacttttaaaaatacactgaaaagtttttttttcttttaaactccAAATCCACCCTTGCCCCGGCCTAGAGTTCTAAAGCGCCGTCTCTAAAGTGTAGTTTGGATaataagatgatatgaaatagtatttttaaatgaatgttaaaatataaataaaatattattataatataattttttaatattattattattttaaaattttaaaattttaaattatttattatatatattttgtgtaaaaattaaaaaaatttaaaatgataaaatgtaataataaaatgagatgacagTATTACCACATCCAAACTAAACaataaaaagtttaaagttGAGAAAAGATCATCTGAatactaaaatatttataaatgtctaaataaattttttaattattcaataaatataatagatttcattaataaaatcagAATCTAATTGCTGAGTCCGTATCTCTTTCCTTGTAAACACCCAATCACCGCATTAGAAGTGAATAAACGAATCAAGCAGGTAATTTTAATGCCACCAGGCAATCTGATGATCATCAGGACGAGGTATCTGTCTAGCTAGATTGTCAACAGATCTTCAGGAGTGAAGTTTCTCGCCAAGGAGTGACCTGGTGCAAGTGTGAATTCATAGAATACATCAAATACGACGAAGAAAAAGTGGGGCAGTTTCATTGGTGTCGTATCTATTCAGATAAAATAGATCCAAGGTTTCTTGTCATGTTTTTGTTAGCAATGTACGCATTTGTACAGGCTTGGCGACAAAAAACTTCAGGTTAACTTTGCGTCTGTCACGTCGTATTAACAGTAAATAATTTAACCTCGTAAAAGTAGCAGCGAGATATGATTTTTAACAGCTTAATTCAAATAGACAGACGTTGCAGACttattaaagaattaaaaaaaaacataaaatgatataaagaatttaaaatttagtctctttttttatacttttgtgtgcattttgttttaaatatacatttttttatttttaataaattatgtgaAGTCACGTCATGTGCTAAGTCAATAGAATAAACTGAATAATATAAATTAGGAAACATAAGggcattactctttttataaACAACCAGAAGTTTATTTATAACATTATACGTACAACGTGATTGTTGGTTATAAAATGAATTAGAATTTAGCTCAATACATAGAAACTCATTGCCAAGAATAAAATGAAGAGATGAAAGCCAAAAGTGAGAGCATATATTGTACGTAAACTCATCTCCCTCCGGTACGAGTTCGCCCAGCTAGCCTCAGTCAATGGACCAGGCTCTAGAGCTTGTCCCCTTCCCTTCCACCATGAGTCAGACACCATGTAACTCGCCTAGCCGCCACTCACACCCCACAATGCTTAGGATTGTCGGTTTAAAAAAAGGGTGAAGAGAGTACCACACAGCACATCGCATGGTACGTACCCATGCAAGTTACAACGGAAATCACAAAGTTGGTGGGCATTAACACAGCAATCCACCTAAAGGCACGAGTGGGCATGGCACCCGCTACAAGTGCCACTAGAGTCTAGACTTGACCAGGGGCAAGCGCGAAGCTATTGATAAATGGATTattatgtgtttttttaatactcTTTAACATAGTGGGATTAGTGAACTGTATCTGTTAAATTAAGAGTATTAATCAAATAATGTGTATTACTTGTGAAATGACCATTTACACCTTAAAGCATTTAACTTTCATGTATATGGCATGATTATCACTTTTATCAATTAATGGGCTGGCTGGTCACTTACATGAGCCGTGGCCCAATGCTGGAGTGAGGCTAACTAAGGATGCTTGAGACTTGTTGAAAGAGAAGTAAGGCCATAAAGTAACTCAAGCCCATAACTGAAACCCATGTGAAGGAACTAAACATTGAGAAGGCCACAAGAAGGGTTCAGCACCACCAAACCTAATAGACACATGCAAATACTCTGAGGAATTTGGGGACCACAAGAAGCAGAGAAATGGGGTGGTTATGTACGATGGAAAAGCTGTGATCCGTGGCAAGGAGAGAGGATTATGAATATAAAAGGAAGAGAAACCTTCAACTGTGGGGCATTtggttttccattttattttacttgtcaTTTTTCTCCTGTTTTTATTTAGACGACATTTCTGGGATTTTTCTTAGggtttttcatattattattttgctagCTTTCGATGAAGATGCTTGGCTGACTTTAAAGACCTGGGTTGCAGTAAAACTGTCTGTTGTTTTCCATTGCTTGCTAGATTTTCTGTAGCTTCAACTGTTTACCTTACTTTGTCATAAATTAAACTCTAGAGGAAAAATCTGATGAAATTTCTTGCTCTTATTCTTGCTCTGCTATAGACACGAGGCACAACAGAACcttgaattaatcaagaattcTATCAGCCGTGTGTTAAATTAACTCTGGTGGATGCTTAGTGAGGACACTCTATTTTAGGTTTTGGCATAGTACTCTAAGCTTTTATTTCGtatactttattttattaacttCTTGATTGGGTTAGTAAGTGGAGAGTAGTGCCCAGAAAACTGTGTAAATGATGGAAACCAAGGAGTTTTAAAATTGCAACCCAGGTGTTTGTCCAATTGATTTTGTAAACTTTTCAAGTTTAGCTATCGATTAGTAACTCTGTTTAAGAACTATTCCAATTTTAGaagtcagattttttttttttttgcatgatttAATTCCTATTTTAGAGCAAGGTCATTGCCTCTAAAACAACCAAAATCCACCATACATTCCATTGGTAACAAACCCTTTACTGAGTGCAGTCACTTTTTATCTTTCCAGCTTGTtttcaaaaccataaaaatccaaaaaaaaaaaaaaaagaatgttacAGAGTATTGCTTTTACATTATCATAGTTTTCCAATAAGCTTTACAAATATGCTGCTGGAAACACATTTATCCCTGTGGAAATGACCTTGGGACTTCCTTCTAATTGCAACTAAAAACACCACTACAATTGGGAGTGATAATTTGGATATCATCAAatttttggcaccgttgccaGGGATAACTAGTGTTTTCAAAACATTATCATATGGGGAGGAAGTTTTTGGAGCTATGAACCTCTTCAAAGCTTGGGTGATatcttttcctctcattttacttgtttgcttttatcttattttgttaCTAAATTTGCATGTCTAGTTGGGTTAGAGATAGCACATATAGACTTACTAGAACtgaatcatcaacctcatccTTGAGTGCATCATCTGTTTCTCTTAATTCAGCATTTGAATCATCATTTGACATTTATAGTAACATGACTGAAGATGAAGGACACAATGATAGGAAAATAGTAAATCCTAACAGGACACCTAGAGAATATTTGTAGCCTGTTAAGATTAGTCCACCCTCTTGTATCATTCAACCTTTGAtgcaaataattttaacttCAAACCTGGAATGATTCCACTACTGCCACATTTTCATGGCATGGAATCagaaaacccctatttgcacATCAAAGAGTTCGAAGAATTTTGATCAATcttcatggatagaacatgcactaaAGAAGTTATTAGGTTAAAACTGCTCCCATTTTCTCTAAAGGATAAGGCTAAAACCTGGTTAAATTCCTTAAGGCCTAGGTCTATTGGGACTTAGCAggaaatgcaaactgaattttttttttttaaaaaaaaaaatcccaatgcatagaaccaatgctttaaaaagacaaATTATGAATTTTGGTCAAAAGGATGgagaaacattttatcattgctGGGAACGTTTTATAGACTTATTgaatgcatgtcctcatcatggatatgatGATTGGAgggtcataattttttttttttttacgaggGTTTACAACCAAAAATGAGATCATTTGTGAAAACTATGTGCAatggtgatttttttaataaaaaaaaatccttggAGGCCTTTGAGTACTTTGACTACTTGTCTGAAAATGCTCAATTATGGGATATTT
This is a stretch of genomic DNA from Carya illinoinensis cultivar Pawnee chromosome 3, C.illinoinensisPawnee_v1, whole genome shotgun sequence. It encodes these proteins:
- the LOC122304267 gene encoding uncharacterized protein LOC122304267, which codes for MAITSSETHSAATTTSKIPPPMDVLSVKCDSCGFTEECTPAYILRVRERYQGRWICGLCVEAVKDEVLRSDMCISTEEALNRHITFYKQFRSSTSLKEAEYPISAIGRLLRRSLDSPGPLRSSSSTDLSPVDGVRGSGLVRSESCLPSLSR